In Streptomyces qaidamensis, one DNA window encodes the following:
- a CDS encoding ABC transporter permease subunit: MNGAAAALRALARSSAPALLWRTVLVACLVCGIGLLPWLSRTDPALTVLRARSADRDPDPETLRAIRDQLGLDDGPLTLLGRWLGGLLHGDAGTSWVSGGPVLPGLVPALGVSLLLMAGALAVAAATAAAVCARTLRLGARGRLADRRPGGTATAVLAALPEFLVASVLVSVIGVQLGWLPALGWYGPQWMVLPSLAVGLPAGAVLGRMLDDLLPGAFAEPWAVAAAARGVPPKSVAGQAVRRCVPGLLPNLALFVVGLTGGSVAVEQIFDIPGIGRLTLHAALSQDLPVLQSGTLALVLLAAAAGALARVAARLLIGPALRDGALQSLHRPRPPAPRTLPLLYAGLLVAVIGFGLPRDPIALDTLARLQAPTPEHPFGTDALGRDVLARISHGALTTLGTALAVSAAALVVGLLLGLLPRLSRPLVDTLSAVPPVLAGLLVTGITGSGSWTPAFAVAVVAWSPLAAHTSALLRQERATTHLTATRALGAGRWYLLVHELLPAVAPPVARHALLRLPGIALSLAALGFLGLGAQPPSPDWGLLLAENQPYAERAPWAVLFPAAVLALLGALAVTAAGGARLPRRRTRPSGPAGPPADRVAPAPPQRPGRPTAHLTSVSASPTEER; this comes from the coding sequence ATGAACGGAGCGGCCGCCGCGCTGCGCGCCCTCGCGCGCAGCAGCGCCCCGGCGCTGCTGTGGCGGACCGTGCTCGTGGCCTGCCTGGTGTGCGGGATCGGTCTGCTGCCGTGGCTGTCGCGCACCGACCCCGCGCTGACCGTGCTCCGCGCCCGGTCGGCGGACCGCGACCCCGATCCGGAGACCCTGCGCGCCATCCGGGACCAACTGGGCCTCGACGACGGCCCGCTGACGCTGCTCGGCCGCTGGCTGGGCGGTCTGCTGCACGGGGACGCGGGCACGTCCTGGGTGTCCGGCGGCCCGGTGCTGCCGGGCCTCGTACCGGCGCTCGGCGTGTCGCTGCTGCTGATGGCCGGGGCCCTGGCGGTCGCCGCGGCCACGGCCGCCGCCGTCTGCGCCCGTACGCTCCGGCTGGGCGCGCGGGGCAGGCTCGCCGACCGTCGTCCCGGCGGGACGGCGACGGCCGTGCTGGCCGCCCTGCCCGAGTTCCTCGTCGCCTCGGTGCTGGTCTCGGTGATCGGTGTGCAGCTGGGATGGCTGCCCGCCCTGGGCTGGTACGGGCCGCAGTGGATGGTGCTGCCCTCGCTCGCTGTCGGCCTGCCCGCCGGAGCGGTCCTGGGACGGATGCTCGACGACCTGCTGCCCGGCGCGTTCGCGGAGCCCTGGGCCGTGGCCGCCGCGGCACGCGGTGTCCCGCCGAAGTCGGTGGCGGGGCAGGCGGTGCGCCGCTGCGTGCCCGGACTGCTGCCCAATCTGGCACTGTTCGTGGTCGGACTGACCGGCGGCTCGGTCGCCGTCGAGCAGATCTTCGACATCCCCGGCATCGGCCGGCTCACCCTGCACGCCGCCCTCTCCCAGGACCTGCCCGTCCTGCAGAGCGGCACCCTCGCCCTCGTCCTGCTCGCGGCCGCCGCCGGCGCTCTCGCCCGGGTCGCCGCCCGGCTGCTGATCGGCCCGGCGCTGCGCGACGGCGCCCTGCAGTCCCTGCACCGGCCCCGGCCGCCCGCGCCCCGCACGCTCCCCCTGCTCTACGCGGGACTGCTGGTTGCCGTCATCGGGTTCGGACTGCCCCGCGACCCGATCGCCCTGGACACGCTGGCCCGGCTGCAAGCCCCCACGCCGGAGCACCCCTTCGGCACCGACGCCCTCGGCCGCGACGTGCTCGCCCGGATCTCCCACGGCGCCCTGACCACCCTCGGCACCGCCTTGGCAGTGAGCGCCGCCGCCCTCGTCGTCGGGCTGCTGCTGGGGCTGCTGCCGAGGCTGTCCAGGCCGCTGGTCGACACCCTCAGCGCCGTACCGCCCGTACTGGCCGGGCTCCTGGTCACCGGCATCACGGGCAGCGGGTCCTGGACACCCGCGTTCGCCGTGGCCGTCGTGGCCTGGTCCCCGCTGGCCGCGCACACCTCCGCCCTGCTGCGGCAGGAACGCGCGACCACCCATCTGACGGCCACCCGGGCGCTGGGGGCCGGCCGCTGGTACCTGCTCGTGCACGAACTGCTGCCCGCCGTCGCGCCCCCGGTCGCCCGGCACGCCCTGCTACGGCTCCCCGGCATCGCGCTGAGCCTGGCCGCACTCGGCTTCCTCGGCCTGGGCGCCCAGCCGCCGTCTCCCGACTGGGGCCTGCTGCTCGCCGAGAACCAGCCGTACGCCGAGCGTGCCCCGTGGGCCGTCCTCTTCCCCGCCGCCGTACTCGCGCTGCTCGGGGCGCTCGCGGTGACAGCCGCGGGCGGCGCACGGCTGCCCCGGCGGCGCACACGGCCCTCCGGTCCGGCCGGACCGCCCGCGGACCGGGTCGCACCGGCCCCGCCGCAGCGACCGGGACGCCCCACCGCCCACCTGACGTCCGTATCCGCCTCACCGACGGAAGAACGATGA
- a CDS encoding energy-coupling factor ABC transporter permease, whose product MHIAEGFLPPAHAVAWGVASAPFVVHGVRSLTREVREHPESTLLLGASGAFTFVLSALKLPSVTGSCSHPTGTGLGAILFRPPIMAVLGTITLLFQALLLAHGGLTTLGANVFSMAIVGPWAGYAVYALLRRSNAPLMVAVFAGAFVADLSTYCVTSVQLALAFPDPGSGFLGALGKFGSIFAVTQIPLAVSEGLLTVLVMRLLVQSSKGELTRLGVLLAKKQSRTETEAVAR is encoded by the coding sequence ATGCACATAGCCGAGGGTTTTCTTCCTCCGGCGCACGCGGTCGCCTGGGGCGTCGCGTCGGCGCCGTTCGTCGTCCACGGAGTCCGGTCGCTCACCCGTGAAGTGCGCGAGCACCCCGAGAGCACCCTGCTCCTCGGGGCGTCCGGCGCCTTCACGTTCGTCCTGTCCGCCCTGAAACTGCCGTCCGTCACGGGCAGTTGCTCGCACCCCACCGGCACGGGCCTCGGAGCCATCCTGTTCCGGCCGCCCATCATGGCGGTGCTGGGCACCATCACCCTGCTCTTCCAGGCGCTGCTGCTCGCGCACGGCGGCCTGACCACGCTCGGTGCCAACGTCTTCTCCATGGCGATCGTCGGGCCCTGGGCCGGATACGCCGTCTACGCACTGCTGCGGCGCTCCAACGCGCCGCTGATGGTCGCGGTGTTCGCCGGTGCGTTCGTCGCCGACCTGTCCACCTACTGCGTCACCAGCGTGCAACTGGCGCTCGCCTTCCCCGACCCGGGCAGCGGATTCCTGGGCGCGCTCGGCAAGTTCGGTTCCATCTTCGCCGTCACCCAGATCCCGCTCGCGGTGAGCGAGGGCCTGCTGACCGTGCTCGTGATGCGGCTGCTGGTGCAGTCGAGCAAGGGCGAACTGACCCGGCTGGGCGTGCTCCTGGCCAAGAAGCAGTCACGGACCGAGACCGAGGCGGTGGCCCGATGA
- a CDS encoding SDR family NAD(P)-dependent oxidoreductase — MTTQPVPRTEPTPPTGATPPSPAAQAYLSELFSLEGRVAVVTGGSSGIGRAITGALARAGASVVVVARGEAGLTATVGELTAEGCRAAWVSADLSTREGVRTAAERAVEAFGEPGILVNSAGINLRPPMDELGEDVWDATMAVNLEAPFLLGQRFGPGMAERGYGRIIHISSQQAHRAFVQSGAYGASKGALEALARSQAEAWSPRGVTCNVLVPGFVMTPLNARLSSDPEKVAALAARTMIGRNGLAEDFAGAAVFLASAASAYVTGQSLFVDGGLSVH; from the coding sequence ATGACGACACAGCCCGTTCCACGGACAGAACCGACTCCGCCGACCGGGGCGACTCCGCCCTCCCCGGCCGCACAGGCCTACCTTTCCGAGCTGTTCTCCCTGGAGGGCCGGGTCGCGGTGGTCACGGGCGGCAGTTCCGGCATCGGGCGCGCCATCACCGGCGCCCTCGCGCGTGCCGGGGCGAGCGTGGTGGTCGTGGCCCGCGGCGAGGCCGGTCTGACGGCGACGGTCGGGGAACTGACGGCCGAGGGCTGCCGTGCCGCGTGGGTGAGCGCGGACCTCAGCACCCGCGAGGGCGTGCGGACGGCCGCGGAGCGGGCGGTCGAGGCCTTCGGCGAGCCCGGCATCCTCGTCAACAGCGCCGGGATCAACCTGCGTCCGCCGATGGACGAGCTGGGCGAGGACGTCTGGGACGCAACGATGGCCGTCAACCTGGAGGCGCCGTTCCTGCTGGGGCAGCGCTTCGGCCCCGGCATGGCGGAGCGCGGGTACGGGCGGATCATCCACATCAGCTCGCAGCAGGCGCATCGCGCGTTCGTCCAGAGCGGCGCCTACGGCGCCTCCAAGGGCGCCCTGGAGGCACTGGCGCGCTCCCAGGCCGAGGCGTGGTCGCCGCGTGGCGTCACCTGCAACGTCCTCGTGCCGGGCTTCGTGATGACTCCGCTCAACGCGCGGCTGTCGTCGGACCCGGAGAAGGTGGCCGCCCTCGCCGCCCGCACGATGATCGGGCGCAACGGTCTCGCCGAGGACTTCGCGGGCGCGGCGGTCTTCCTGGCGAGCGCGGCGTCCGCCTACGTCACCGGGCAGTCGCTCTTCGTCGACGGCGGACTGTCCGTCCACTGA
- a CDS encoding GNAT family N-acetyltransferase, with product MREYCIREAAAADIDGARAVMLDAVYRDFGTGYVPRWHADIIDPVPFYVTPPRHTLLVAVDERDGTVAATAALDARGPAHPPNPRRLAERFPSGETAQLRRVYVRPEHRRRGLARQLVDGLLEFARADGGYRSVYLHTYPHSPGALGLWKALGKAVCDEREEVPGGGNGVVHFEIPLS from the coding sequence ATGCGCGAGTACTGCATCAGGGAAGCCGCGGCGGCCGACATCGACGGGGCCCGGGCGGTGATGCTCGACGCCGTCTACCGCGACTTCGGCACGGGTTACGTGCCGCGCTGGCACGCCGACATCATCGACCCGGTGCCGTTCTATGTCACGCCGCCCCGGCACACCCTCCTGGTCGCCGTGGACGAACGGGACGGGACGGTGGCGGCGACCGCAGCCCTGGACGCGCGCGGCCCGGCGCACCCGCCGAACCCCCGCCGGCTGGCCGAGCGGTTCCCCTCGGGCGAGACGGCGCAGCTGCGGCGGGTGTACGTGCGCCCCGAGCACCGGCGGCGCGGCCTGGCCCGGCAACTCGTCGACGGCCTGCTGGAGTTCGCCCGGGCCGACGGCGGATACCGGTCCGTGTACCTGCACACGTACCCGCACTCCCCCGGCGCACTGGGCCTGTGGAAGGCGCTGGGCAAGGCGGTGTGCGACGAGCGGGAGGAAGTGCCCGGCGGGGGCAACGGGGTGGTGCACTTCGAGATACCGCTCTCTTGA
- a CDS encoding serine/threonine-protein kinase: protein MLLAGRYRLEVEIGRGGMGEVWRAYDETLARAVALKLLLPQDTDATATSRFRLEAQTAGRLNHPNVVGVLDFGEYDNRLYLVMELVEGDSLAGVLSGSGPLPAEQVARLAAQASAGLAAAHGQGIVHRDVKPANLLLDTHGTLKIGDFGIARFLDDPGAALTATGQIVGTGLYLAPERALGKPAGPASDMYSLGCVLYQLLSGRPPFQADTAVALLHQHLDSAPVPPRELGVAGLPPAFENYLLGLLAKQPEDRPTAEQAAEWFAGGAWRGLPEPLPEVSPPLRPKPPSAPAHTGPGPYAAAETSHPTTYALPATTGHRTAARAAQAGRSGRSRGRGGLGSRSRVAATAAAAALFLAAMLLGMRWFSPDTTTEGTDPDASPTASSPAATPSDDSASPITSDPAAGRQIATTPTTGTVADVTPSTPPASPTPSPPASGAPTPTQGAGDAGPEQPKPEQPVQAGEGDDGGDDGGDD from the coding sequence GTGCTGCTAGCGGGCCGCTACCGGCTGGAAGTTGAGATCGGGCGCGGTGGAATGGGAGAGGTCTGGCGTGCGTACGACGAGACGCTCGCCAGAGCGGTGGCCCTCAAGCTGCTGCTGCCCCAGGACACCGACGCCACGGCAACCTCCCGGTTCCGTCTGGAGGCGCAGACCGCCGGGCGTCTCAACCACCCCAACGTGGTCGGCGTCCTGGACTTCGGCGAGTACGACAACCGGCTGTACCTGGTGATGGAGCTGGTCGAGGGCGACAGCCTCGCCGGGGTGCTGTCCGGCTCCGGCCCGCTGCCCGCCGAGCAGGTGGCCCGGCTCGCCGCACAGGCGTCCGCCGGGCTCGCCGCAGCGCACGGGCAGGGCATCGTGCACCGGGACGTCAAACCCGCCAACCTGCTGCTGGACACCCACGGCACGCTGAAGATCGGCGACTTCGGCATCGCGCGGTTCCTCGACGACCCCGGCGCCGCGCTCACCGCCACCGGCCAGATCGTCGGCACCGGCCTCTACCTCGCGCCCGAACGGGCCCTGGGCAAGCCCGCGGGGCCCGCCTCCGACATGTACTCCCTGGGCTGCGTGCTCTACCAGCTCCTCAGCGGCCGCCCGCCGTTCCAGGCCGACACCGCCGTCGCCCTGCTGCACCAGCACCTCGACTCGGCGCCCGTGCCGCCCCGCGAGCTCGGTGTCGCAGGGCTTCCCCCGGCGTTCGAGAACTACCTCCTCGGGCTCCTCGCCAAGCAGCCCGAGGACCGGCCCACCGCGGAGCAGGCCGCCGAGTGGTTCGCCGGGGGCGCCTGGCGGGGCCTGCCCGAGCCGCTGCCCGAGGTCTCACCGCCGCTGCGGCCGAAGCCCCCGTCCGCGCCGGCGCACACCGGCCCCGGCCCGTACGCGGCTGCCGAGACCAGCCACCCGACCACGTACGCACTGCCCGCGACCACGGGACACCGCACCGCCGCCCGGGCGGCCCAGGCGGGACGGTCGGGCCGCTCCCGCGGGCGCGGCGGGCTCGGCAGCCGGTCGAGAGTGGCCGCGACGGCCGCCGCCGCGGCGCTCTTCCTCGCCGCGATGCTCCTCGGCATGCGCTGGTTCTCGCCCGACACGACCACCGAGGGCACCGACCCCGACGCGTCCCCGACCGCGAGCAGCCCCGCCGCCACCCCGTCCGACGACTCCGCCTCGCCCATCACCTCCGATCCGGCGGCCGGCCGGCAGATCGCCACCACGCCGACCACCGGCACCGTGGCCGACGTCACTCCGTCCACGCCGCCCGCCTCCCCGACCCCTTCCCCGCCGGCGTCCGGCGCCCCGACCCCGACGCAGGGGGCGGGCGACGCCGGGCCGGAGCAGCCGAAGCCGGAGCAGCCGGTCCAGGCCGGGGAGGGCGACGACGGCGGGGACGACGGGGGCGACGACTGA
- a CDS encoding MDR family MFS transporter — MTDLISRVLSRATRTSDAATPKRPQESTWRLCKELSPLLRLLILTQLAFNIGFFAVLPFLAEHLGTAIGMAGWLVGFVLGLRTFSQQGLFVVGGWLVDRFGVRPVVLAGCVLRIAGFAWLGYAEASWTVIGAVLVIGFAAALFSPAVESEVARQAVAWEEDGHGPRTRVLALFSVAGQAGAFVGPLLGALLLAVDFRTACLAGAAVFVLVLVGHLWLMPQHIPGRVRVRERGGARALLRNRRFLALCCAYGTYLLAYNQLYLALPDEVQRAAGSQAPLSWLFALSSVLVVFTQLPVTRWAGDRLDLRRSMTAGLLLIASGFAVVAAARPAGWTGAAGLLPAAGFVILLTVGQMLVVPAARAWVPDLAAEGRLGLYMGALSSVSGLIVLAGSAATGFLLDLGLPAAVPWLVLAAVPALAVAVLPRREKGAGAAA, encoded by the coding sequence ATGACCGACCTCATCTCCCGTGTGCTCTCCCGAGCCACCCGAACCTCCGACGCCGCCACGCCCAAGCGCCCGCAGGAGAGCACCTGGCGGCTCTGCAAAGAGCTGTCGCCGCTGCTGCGGCTGCTGATCCTCACCCAGCTCGCCTTCAACATCGGCTTCTTCGCCGTCCTGCCGTTCCTCGCCGAGCACCTGGGCACGGCGATCGGCATGGCGGGGTGGCTGGTCGGCTTCGTGCTCGGGCTGCGCACGTTCAGCCAGCAGGGGCTGTTCGTGGTCGGCGGCTGGCTCGTCGACCGGTTCGGGGTGCGGCCCGTCGTGCTGGCGGGCTGCGTGCTGCGGATCGCCGGGTTCGCCTGGCTCGGCTACGCGGAGGCGAGCTGGACGGTGATCGGGGCGGTGCTGGTGATCGGTTTCGCCGCGGCGCTGTTCTCCCCCGCCGTGGAGTCGGAGGTGGCCCGCCAGGCAGTGGCCTGGGAGGAGGACGGGCACGGGCCGCGCACCCGTGTCCTCGCCCTGTTCAGCGTGGCCGGCCAGGCGGGTGCGTTCGTCGGGCCGCTGCTCGGCGCGCTGCTGCTCGCCGTCGACTTCCGCACCGCGTGTCTCGCCGGTGCCGCGGTCTTCGTGCTCGTCCTCGTCGGGCACCTGTGGCTGATGCCGCAGCACATCCCCGGCCGGGTCCGCGTCCGGGAGCGGGGCGGGGCCCGTGCCCTGCTGCGCAACCGCCGCTTCCTCGCCCTGTGCTGTGCCTATGGCACCTATCTGCTCGCCTACAACCAGCTGTACCTCGCCCTGCCGGACGAGGTGCAGCGCGCGGCGGGCTCCCAGGCGCCGTTGTCCTGGCTCTTCGCACTGTCCTCGGTACTGGTGGTGTTCACCCAGCTGCCGGTGACCCGCTGGGCGGGCGACCGGCTCGATCTGCGCCGCTCCATGACCGCGGGGCTGCTGCTGATCGCGTCCGGTTTCGCGGTGGTGGCCGCGGCCCGGCCGGCCGGCTGGACGGGGGCCGCCGGACTGCTCCCGGCCGCCGGCTTCGTGATCTTGCTCACCGTGGGGCAGATGCTGGTGGTGCCCGCCGCCCGCGCCTGGGTGCCCGACCTCGCCGCGGAGGGCCGGCTCGGGCTGTACATGGGGGCGCTGTCGTCCGTCTCCGGGCTGATCGTCCTGGCCGGCAGCGCGGCCACCGGCTTCCTGCTCGACCTGGGCCTGCCGGCCGCCGTGCCGTGGCTGGTCCTCGCGGCCGTACCGGCCCTGGCGGTGGCCGTGCTGCCGCGCCGTGAGAAGGGGGCGGGCGCGGCGGCCTGA
- a CDS encoding ABC transporter substrate-binding protein, translating into MRTSRRLIAGLFVLPLLSGCFASSGDDSSASAGAAGGARLRVALPFAPTENYSPYGQDAMLLSRLGVSEGLTRLDANGTAVPALAESWSRENDGRSWVFSLRDAKFQDGGAVTAEAVAAALTAAGKADPAPSALSGVKLTATAEDERRVRVTTAESDPVLPLRLSNPSLAVFAPEAYDKKGTVNVVGTATGPFELTRTDGDTAATLNRFDDYWGGRAQASGVTARFVSDGTARANALRTGEVDIAESLPVAQIASLDKDDVHEVDTARNTSLYLNTRSGAFTDAGLRAAAREAIDTSVIAKGAYEGYAVPAQGLFGPALTWAAGKRVEPAGRARATRPDGESITLATYSDRPELPETAQVLQQQLRKAGFKVKLEVRTYARLEGDLLDGTFDAAVFSRNMMLDTGDPVTVLASDYTCDGSNNLSFLCDKNVDKLVAAAQAESGTAERQDAAMKAEAAVLGTDSVIPLVHLKLVAGIATEVQGALPDPYERTLIGTGTRR; encoded by the coding sequence ATGAGAACCTCTCGCCGGCTCATAGCCGGGCTGTTCGTGCTCCCCTTGCTCTCCGGTTGTTTCGCCTCTTCCGGTGACGACTCGTCCGCCTCCGCCGGCGCCGCCGGCGGTGCACGCCTGCGTGTGGCCCTGCCCTTCGCCCCCACGGAGAACTACTCGCCGTACGGCCAGGACGCGATGCTCCTGTCCCGGCTCGGTGTCAGCGAGGGGCTGACGAGGCTGGACGCCAACGGCACGGCGGTACCGGCACTGGCCGAGTCGTGGAGCAGGGAGAACGACGGCAGGAGCTGGGTGTTCTCACTGCGGGACGCGAAGTTCCAGGACGGCGGGGCGGTCACCGCCGAGGCCGTCGCCGCCGCCCTCACGGCCGCCGGGAAGGCCGACCCGGCACCGTCCGCGCTCTCCGGCGTGAAGCTGACCGCCACGGCCGAGGACGAGCGCCGGGTCCGGGTCACCACCGCCGAATCCGACCCCGTCCTGCCGCTGCGGCTGTCCAACCCGTCCCTCGCGGTGTTCGCGCCCGAGGCGTACGACAAGAAGGGCACGGTGAACGTCGTCGGCACCGCCACCGGTCCCTTCGAACTCACCAGGACCGACGGCGACACCGCCGCCACGCTGAACCGTTTCGACGACTACTGGGGCGGCCGGGCCCAGGCCTCCGGCGTCACCGCCAGGTTCGTCTCCGACGGCACCGCCCGCGCCAACGCCCTGCGCACCGGCGAGGTCGACATCGCCGAGTCCCTGCCCGTCGCCCAGATCGCCTCCCTCGACAAGGACGACGTCCACGAGGTCGACACCGCCCGCAACACCAGCCTTTACCTCAACACCAGGTCCGGCGCCTTCACCGACGCGGGGCTGCGGGCCGCCGCACGCGAGGCGATCGACACCTCGGTCATCGCCAAGGGCGCCTACGAGGGGTACGCCGTCCCCGCGCAGGGTCTGTTCGGTCCGGCCCTGACCTGGGCGGCCGGCAAGCGCGTCGAACCGGCCGGGCGGGCGCGCGCGACCCGCCCCGACGGCGAGAGCATCACCCTCGCCACCTACAGCGACCGGCCCGAACTGCCGGAAACCGCCCAGGTACTCCAGCAGCAGCTGCGGAAGGCGGGGTTCAAGGTGAAGCTGGAGGTCCGCACGTACGCGCGTCTCGAAGGCGACCTGCTGGACGGCACGTTCGACGCGGCGGTCTTCTCCCGCAACATGATGCTGGACACCGGGGACCCGGTCACCGTCCTCGCGAGCGACTACACCTGCGACGGCTCCAACAACCTGTCGTTCCTCTGCGACAAGAACGTGGACAAGCTGGTCGCCGCCGCGCAGGCCGAGTCCGGCACCGCCGAGCGGCAGGACGCCGCCATGAAGGCGGAGGCGGCCGTCCTCGGCACCGACTCGGTGATCCCGCTGGTGCATCTGAAGCTCGTCGCGGGCATCGCGACGGAGGTGCAGGGCGCGCTGCCCGATCCGTACGAGCGCACCCTCATAGGGACGGGAACCCGGCGCTGA
- a CDS encoding VOC family protein, whose amino-acid sequence MITTEYVPGSPCWLDLGAPDVPAAAAFYAAVLGWDYESMAESEDFEGGMFKKDGKIVAGLGRLTEEGARSAWMLYYCVSDADATTQAVQEAGGTVRVAPMDLDDWGRMAQYSDPLGGQFAVWQPGTNKGLELVDQPGSLSWTELYTSDAAGAREFYGILFGWQFSDMPLPGDAGTYTLITPSGLPEDRMHGGLMELRKEDLALTGGRPYWHPVFAVEDCDAAVAEVAGNGGTVQMGPEDMEGVGRLAVCLDPAGADFVVLTPSVS is encoded by the coding sequence ATGATCACGACGGAGTACGTCCCCGGTTCCCCCTGCTGGCTCGACCTGGGCGCTCCGGACGTCCCCGCAGCCGCCGCCTTCTACGCTGCCGTCCTCGGGTGGGACTACGAGTCCATGGCCGAGAGCGAGGACTTCGAGGGCGGGATGTTCAAGAAGGACGGCAAGATCGTCGCCGGGCTCGGCAGGCTCACCGAGGAAGGCGCGCGATCGGCCTGGATGCTCTACTACTGCGTCTCCGACGCGGACGCCACGACGCAGGCCGTGCAAGAGGCGGGCGGCACCGTGCGGGTCGCACCGATGGACCTCGACGACTGGGGCCGGATGGCGCAGTACAGCGACCCGCTCGGCGGTCAGTTCGCCGTCTGGCAGCCCGGCACGAACAAGGGCCTGGAGCTGGTCGACCAGCCGGGCTCCCTGTCGTGGACCGAGCTGTACACGAGCGACGCCGCGGGTGCGCGGGAGTTCTACGGCATCCTCTTCGGCTGGCAGTTCAGCGACATGCCGCTGCCGGGTGACGCCGGCACGTACACCCTGATCACCCCCTCCGGGCTCCCCGAGGACCGGATGCACGGCGGGCTGATGGAGCTCCGCAAGGAGGACCTGGCCCTGACGGGCGGGCGGCCGTACTGGCACCCGGTCTTCGCCGTCGAGGACTGCGACGCCGCGGTGGCCGAGGTCGCCGGGAACGGCGGCACGGTGCAGATGGGCCCGGAGGACATGGAGGGCGTCGGCCGCCTCGCCGTCTGCCTCGACCCGGCCGGCGCCGACTTCGTGGTGCTCACCCCGTCCGTGAGCTGA
- a CDS encoding nuclear transport factor 2 family protein: protein MNRKPDPEDTRQLARLVRGWAEAIVSNDPARIAGFMADEWVIVSDSGIDPKDEFLSLVESGALTHAAMDLTTDPRIRVYGDTAVVTGRVTNTAHYQGERHDADEWTTDVFVRRQGRWVCVLSHITPAAPG from the coding sequence ATGAACCGGAAGCCCGATCCCGAAGACACCCGTCAGCTCGCCCGTCTGGTGAGGGGCTGGGCCGAGGCGATCGTGTCCAACGACCCCGCGCGGATCGCCGGCTTCATGGCGGACGAGTGGGTCATCGTCTCCGATTCGGGGATCGACCCCAAGGACGAGTTCCTCTCCCTCGTCGAGTCCGGCGCGCTCACCCATGCGGCGATGGACCTCACGACGGATCCGCGGATCCGCGTCTACGGCGACACCGCCGTGGTGACGGGGCGGGTGACGAACACGGCCCACTACCAGGGCGAGCGCCACGACGCCGACGAGTGGACGACGGACGTGTTCGTGCGGCGGCAGGGCCGCTGGGTGTGCGTACTGAGCCACATCACACCGGCGGCCCCCGGCTGA
- a CDS encoding DUF4396 domain-containing protein — MDHTAHEHEKHAHGTASWGTAVKATLHCLTGCAIGEILGMVIGTSLGWANVPTMVLAIGLAFLFGYSFTLFAVLRSGIGLKAAIRIALAADTVSIAVMELVDNAIIALTPGAMDAHLSDGLFWSALLGGFAVAFLVTTPVNKWMIGRGRGHAVVHAHH, encoded by the coding sequence ATGGACCACACCGCTCATGAACACGAGAAGCATGCGCACGGGACGGCGTCCTGGGGAACCGCCGTGAAGGCGACCCTGCACTGCCTGACCGGATGTGCGATCGGCGAGATCCTCGGCATGGTGATCGGCACGTCGCTGGGCTGGGCCAACGTGCCCACCATGGTCCTGGCGATCGGGCTCGCGTTCCTCTTCGGCTACTCGTTCACCCTGTTCGCCGTCCTGCGGTCCGGCATCGGCCTCAAAGCCGCGATCAGGATCGCCCTCGCCGCGGACACGGTCTCGATCGCCGTGATGGAACTCGTGGACAACGCGATCATCGCGCTCACCCCGGGCGCGATGGACGCCCATCTGTCGGACGGCCTCTTCTGGTCCGCGCTCCTGGGCGGTTTCGCGGTCGCCTTCCTGGTCACGACCCCGGTCAACAAATGGATGATCGGCCGCGGCAGGGGGCACGCCGTGGTGCACGCCCACCACTGA